Proteins encoded together in one Campylobacter concisus window:
- the csx20 gene encoding CRISPR-associated protein Csx20: MKKMFVLINHDLTQEQKDQAIKSFDIDSIINITDDTWSNIDPADENILYALNTYKKELMLEAEAGDILLVQGDFGATYNMINFAKNIGIKTIYATTKRIVKELAIDGKLVTRREFKHEKFREYL, translated from the coding sequence ATGAAAAAAATGTTTGTTCTAATAAACCATGATTTAACACAAGAGCAAAAAGATCAAGCTATAAAATCATTTGATATCGACTCTATAATAAACATTACCGACGATACGTGGTCAAATATCGACCCAGCAGATGAAAATATATTATATGCTTTAAACACATATAAAAAGGAGTTGATGCTTGAAGCTGAAGCTGGTGATATATTGCTGGTGCAAGGTGACTTTGGCGCTACTTATAACATGATAAATTTTGCTAAAAATATCGGGATAAAAACCATCTATGCTACTACTAAACGCATCGTTAAAGAGCTTGCTATAGATGGTAAATTGGTAACTAGGCGTGAATTTAAGCATGAAAAATTTAGGGAGTATTTATAA
- a CDS encoding macro domain-containing protein yields the protein MVTLKYGNIFNTKADTIVNTINCVGVMGAGIAYEFRLRYPEMFARYVELCGENNPNKIDIGKLWLYKAADGRQVLNFPTKKHWKDPSKMSYIKAGLEKFVNTYASKNINHIAFPLLGAANGGLDKDEVINLMMEFLESLEIECEIWEFDENASDDLYDEFALNFDIDELKRQTKILGIKNIRFQSIKDAIDSGLYHSLSSLLKAPGIGDKSLEACFRLVKSMPQRLF from the coding sequence ATGGTAACACTAAAATATGGAAATATATTTAACACCAAAGCAGACACTATCGTAAATACTATTAACTGCGTAGGCGTCATGGGCGCTGGTATAGCCTATGAGTTTAGGCTGCGCTATCCTGAGATGTTTGCGCGGTATGTCGAGCTTTGCGGTGAGAACAACCCAAATAAAATAGATATAGGAAAGCTATGGCTATATAAAGCAGCTGACGGGCGACAGGTGCTAAATTTCCCTACCAAAAAGCACTGGAAAGATCCATCAAAAATGAGCTACATAAAAGCAGGCCTTGAAAAATTTGTAAATACATATGCTAGCAAAAATATCAACCACATCGCATTTCCGCTTCTTGGCGCCGCAAATGGCGGACTTGATAAAGACGAAGTTATAAATTTGATGATGGAATTTCTGGAGTCTTTAGAAATAGAGTGTGAAATTTGGGAATTTGATGAAAATGCAAGCGATGATCTATACGATGAATTTGCACTAAATTTTGATATCGATGAGCTAAAAAGGCAGACCAAGATCTTGGGTATAAAAAATATAAGATTTCAATCTATCAAAGATGCGATAGATAGCGGACTATATCACTCGCTAAGCTCTTTGCTAAAAGCTCCTGGCATAGGCGATAAGTCCCTTGAGGCATGTTTTAGACTGGTTAAAAGCATGCCTCAAAGGCTATTTTAG
- a CDS encoding DUF4433 domain-containing protein — protein MSNQAFLDGMREIFHMTDRNNLQNILLHGLQNHYNTYKQVDISNQEVNARREKVERIYGHKIHDYVPFYFNPRNAMLYRNRSNARVIILGLDVRVIKDHRNGFLISNRNASADEAKFSKNLPDLQDPNFINFDDVFSSRWCNNGIANNDIKQKMMAEILINDVVYSRYIRSIYVKDQASKKAIEEQLAGDLKMYNINVIVDLAKFF, from the coding sequence ATGAGCAACCAAGCTTTCTTAGACGGCATGAGAGAAATTTTCCATATGACAGACCGAAATAATTTACAAAACATTTTACTACATGGCTTGCAAAATCACTACAACACTTATAAACAAGTAGATATCAGCAACCAAGAGGTAAATGCAAGGCGCGAAAAGGTTGAGCGCATATATGGACATAAAATTCACGACTATGTTCCTTTTTATTTTAATCCACGCAATGCCATGCTCTATAGAAATAGAAGCAATGCTCGCGTTATCATTCTAGGACTTGACGTTCGGGTTATCAAAGATCATCGCAATGGTTTTTTGATCTCAAATCGCAATGCGTCTGCAGATGAGGCTAAATTTAGTAAAAATTTGCCCGATTTACAAGATCCAAATTTTATAAATTTTGATGATGTCTTTTCTTCAAGATGGTGCAACAATGGCATTGCAAACAATGATATCAAACAAAAAATGATGGCAGAAATTTTGATCAATGATGTAGTTTATAGCCGTTACATACGCTCTATATATGTTAAAGATCAAGCTAGTAAAAAAGCTATCGAAGAGCAACTAGCTGGTGATCTTAAAATGTATAATATCAACGTCATAGTTGATCTGGCTAAATTTTTCTAA
- the cas1 gene encoding CRISPR-associated endonuclease Cas1: MFTKNLEHIFTKATLSSAFDEISANSLGLDEISYADFKKNFDENVDHLIRSLLNGTYTPEPLRKINIPKENRNGVRPIGISSIKDKLVQRVLYSELNPYFDETFLSNSYAYRPHKSTYKAINRASSFINENDCWILKADVKDFFESIDHSKLLQILQKHIKDTKIINLISLFLKTGGFLKRDFKEHKIGVNQGDILSPMLSNIYLDLMDRFINKTTDKFIRYADDFIVCFAEKDEALEFEKKLDDFLKLLNLSLNKEKTKVVNINDGFVFLGVRFFGKNRCVDNDKIQKIISNLHSASKEKSNFIDYIDEINAILFTLKNYYLKIIPPNSPQIMQIKEHLIDSLAQKIALYKRNKSINSKKEFTLYLEKIDFGVLFGQNEIKDKITLAITKGYDKYLSQKSYENEPRKINQKRNFYATKIATDSTLHINQIGVHLGLSKNKFVIKQYGKIYKEFPISKISRIIVDSEHISLSSAVIWRCTREKIHIDFIDKHYVPYATVLAYNSTSTQTAHKQAMLLNTPAQLYLATSFVEAKIRNQTNYLKYLNKYHKFLTPNILKLENILARKLKYVKNTNELMGFEGSAAAIYWDGIKSILPLEFEKRITFGAKDIVNSSLNYAYAILYSKVQECLYLAGLSLHISFLHALDSTKPTLVFDMIEQFRTFMVDRVIVSMLNKDEPISLNKEGLLTDASKKLIAQNMKEKLGSYTMWKKESCKCENIIMQECYELARFVNGESKSYRPFVGKF; the protein is encoded by the coding sequence ATGTTTACTAAAAACCTAGAACACATATTTACAAAAGCTACTTTAAGCTCCGCATTTGACGAAATTTCTGCAAATTCTTTGGGTTTAGACGAGATCTCATATGCTGATTTTAAAAAGAACTTCGACGAAAACGTAGACCATCTCATACGTTCATTATTAAATGGCACCTACACACCAGAGCCGCTAAGAAAGATAAACATCCCAAAAGAAAATCGCAATGGCGTAAGACCCATAGGCATATCCTCTATAAAAGATAAGTTAGTTCAAAGGGTTTTATACTCGGAGTTAAATCCATACTTCGACGAGACATTTTTATCAAATTCCTACGCCTACCGCCCGCACAAATCCACCTACAAAGCCATAAACAGAGCCAGTAGCTTCATAAACGAAAATGACTGCTGGATACTAAAAGCCGACGTAAAAGACTTTTTCGAGTCGATAGACCACTCAAAGCTACTGCAAATTTTACAAAAACACATAAAAGACACAAAGATCATAAACCTTATCTCACTCTTTTTAAAAACCGGCGGATTTTTAAAGCGCGATTTTAAAGAGCATAAAATCGGCGTAAACCAAGGCGATATACTATCTCCAATGCTATCAAACATCTATCTTGATTTGATGGATAGGTTTATAAACAAGACTACTGATAAATTTATAAGATACGCAGATGACTTTATCGTATGCTTTGCAGAAAAAGACGAAGCTTTAGAATTTGAGAAAAAGCTAGATGACTTTTTAAAACTACTAAATTTATCTCTCAACAAAGAAAAAACAAAAGTCGTAAACATAAACGACGGTTTTGTCTTCCTAGGCGTTCGTTTCTTTGGTAAAAACCGCTGCGTAGATAACGACAAAATTCAAAAGATCATCTCAAATTTACACTCTGCAAGCAAAGAAAAGTCAAATTTCATAGACTATATTGATGAGATAAACGCCATTTTATTTACGCTTAAAAACTACTATCTAAAGATCATACCGCCAAACTCACCGCAGATAATGCAGATAAAAGAGCATCTCATAGACTCTTTAGCCCAAAAGATCGCCCTATACAAACGAAACAAAAGTATAAATTCAAAAAAAGAGTTCACCCTCTATCTTGAAAAGATCGACTTTGGAGTATTGTTTGGTCAAAACGAGATAAAAGACAAGATAACACTAGCCATAACAAAAGGCTATGACAAATACCTATCTCAAAAAAGCTACGAAAACGAGCCCCGCAAGATAAACCAAAAGAGAAATTTCTACGCCACCAAGATCGCCACCGACTCTACGCTTCATATCAATCAGATCGGAGTCCATCTAGGTCTTAGCAAAAACAAATTTGTCATAAAACAATACGGCAAAATTTATAAAGAATTTCCCATCTCTAAAATTTCCCGCATCATCGTTGATAGCGAACACATCTCGCTATCTTCTGCGGTGATCTGGCGCTGCACAAGAGAAAAGATCCACATCGATTTCATAGACAAGCACTATGTCCCATACGCTACCGTGCTAGCCTACAACAGCACCTCTACGCAGACAGCACACAAACAAGCCATGCTCCTAAACACACCGGCCCAGCTATATCTCGCCACCTCTTTTGTCGAGGCAAAGATAAGAAACCAAACCAACTATCTAAAATACCTAAACAAATACCATAAATTTCTAACTCCAAACATCCTAAAACTAGAAAATATCCTGGCTAGAAAGCTAAAATACGTCAAAAACACAAACGAGCTCATGGGCTTTGAGGGCTCGGCAGCCGCCATTTACTGGGACGGCATAAAGAGCATACTGCCGCTAGAATTTGAAAAGCGCATAACATTTGGCGCCAAAGACATCGTAAATTCCTCACTAAACTACGCCTACGCCATACTCTACTCCAAGGTTCAAGAGTGCCTATATCTAGCAGGCCTTAGCCTACATATCTCATTTTTACATGCGCTTGACAGCACAAAGCCGACCCTAGTCTTTGACATGATAGAGCAGTTTAGGACATTTATGGTAGATAGAGTCATAGTCTCGATGCTAAACAAAGATGAGCCCATCTCACTAAACAAAGAGGGGCTTCTCACCGACGCCTCTAAAAAGCTCATAGCCCAAAACATGAAAGAAAAACTCGGCAGCTACACTATGTGGAAAAAGGAGTCATGCAAATGCGAAAACATAATCATGCAAGAGTGCTACGAACTAGCTCGCTTCGTAAACGGCGAGAGCAAAAGCTATAGACCTTTTGTAGGGAAATTCTAA
- the cas6 gene encoding CRISPR system precrRNA processing endoribonuclease RAMP protein Cas6 yields the protein MRYAELRVKFEPSQKPPFFIGSQVRGAFGYALKSVSCINHAHKCDECFANESCLYYDFYEKKNSYHRYRLDFKLGAKVYDFGIVLLESACEKLPYITSAAYMMLKKYGLGKDRVRYEKFDMFVNGEACLAEDKISLPKEYIREFSFDGDVGDVRVKFITPLRIKKDNVFLKNDNISLKEILNSIYQRRLGLFGQAHEALECEIRGEITKKDLKYVELTRRSNRQNTTMNFGGLTGSLEMRGISKECMELLKLGEIIGVGKQTVFGLGKIETEDMNEQI from the coding sequence ATGAGGTATGCCGAGCTTAGAGTGAAATTTGAGCCGTCACAAAAGCCGCCATTTTTTATCGGCTCGCAGGTGCGAGGAGCCTTTGGGTATGCGCTAAAAAGCGTAAGCTGTATAAATCACGCCCATAAGTGCGATGAGTGCTTTGCAAATGAGAGCTGTTTATACTACGACTTTTATGAGAAGAAAAATAGCTACCATAGATATAGGCTGGACTTTAAGTTAGGGGCTAAAGTGTATGACTTTGGCATAGTTTTACTAGAGAGTGCGTGTGAAAAACTACCATATATCACCTCTGCGGCATATATGATGCTAAAGAAATATGGACTTGGTAAAGATAGGGTTAGGTATGAGAAATTTGATATGTTTGTAAATGGTGAGGCGTGCTTGGCGGAGGATAAAATAAGCCTGCCTAAAGAGTATATAAGAGAATTTAGCTTTGATGGTGACGTGGGCGATGTCAGGGTCAAATTTATAACTCCGCTTAGGATAAAAAAAGATAATGTTTTTTTAAAAAATGACAATATAAGTCTAAAAGAGATACTAAACTCCATTTACCAAAGAAGGCTTGGCCTCTTTGGACAAGCTCACGAGGCGCTAGAGTGCGAGATAAGGGGTGAGATAACCAAAAAAGACCTAAAATACGTGGAGCTAACTAGGCGTAGCAATAGACAAAACACTACTATGAATTTTGGCGGCTTGACGGGGTCTTTAGAGATGAGGGGCATTAGCAAAGAGTGTATGGAGCTACTAAAGCTAGGCGAGATAATAGGCGTAGGCAAGCAGACTGTTTTTGGACTAGGGAAAATAGAAACGGAGGATATGAATGAGCAAATTTAG
- a CDS encoding CRISPR-associated DxTHG motif protein, with protein sequence MPLTIVKKANPPQSEEINNKTAVITILGIQGQKDNIKTKGCAKYYFAGESPDNSQEFFNTLPLLADKFGAENIVPIYTADAREFNEEVMAHYVNFRINFNDSYKITDEKNFEAIFEIFERAVDDLVKGGVGKIVFDVTHGFRHLPLLALVDLLIQNFSNVSQIDQILFAKEIEKSKLYEIIDLRQYLDIANIAFVIAAFSQNYTLAQHIRAKKFESLVNALNDFSNNILSLNIAKLKSSHKELIKELDKIDDIALISRARDLKDRLNKICDWSDSAYIFRYKLAKDMFKKGYLLQSLVLLFESVNSYIVGVFERNIPIVYKKILDECSTMGVRKNYLISNFFIQSLKTRAYETDDDFVGRTMKNLKYLELSKEDIKEIRRIINTKFGSSNELAKYHKQLDDLRNDFAHGNISEEEFSHIKQEIKKLFDRYHNFINIQQSL encoded by the coding sequence ATGCCGCTAACTATAGTCAAAAAAGCAAATCCACCCCAGAGTGAAGAGATCAACAACAAAACAGCCGTTATCACCATCCTTGGTATACAAGGACAAAAAGACAACATCAAAACCAAAGGCTGTGCTAAGTACTATTTTGCTGGTGAGAGCCCTGATAACTCGCAAGAATTTTTTAACACCTTACCTCTTCTAGCAGATAAATTTGGTGCTGAAAATATAGTGCCCATATATACTGCCGATGCTAGAGAGTTTAACGAAGAGGTAATGGCACACTATGTAAATTTTAGGATAAATTTTAACGATAGCTACAAGATCACAGATGAGAAAAATTTTGAAGCTATATTTGAGATATTTGAAAGAGCTGTAGATGACCTAGTTAAAGGTGGTGTTGGCAAGATCGTCTTTGACGTGACGCATGGTTTTAGGCATCTGCCTTTGTTAGCGCTAGTTGATCTACTCATACAAAATTTCTCAAATGTCTCTCAAATAGATCAAATCTTATTTGCAAAAGAGATAGAAAAATCCAAGCTATACGAGATAATAGATCTAAGACAATACTTAGATATTGCCAACATTGCTTTTGTGATCGCAGCTTTTTCTCAAAACTATACTTTGGCTCAACACATAAGAGCAAAGAAATTTGAGTCGCTAGTAAATGCTTTAAACGATTTTTCAAATAATATACTAAGCCTAAATATTGCAAAGTTAAAAAGCTCGCATAAAGAGTTGATCAAAGAACTTGACAAGATAGATGATATCGCACTGATATCAAGAGCTAGGGATCTAAAAGATAGGCTAAATAAAATATGTGACTGGAGCGATAGCGCATATATTTTTAGGTATAAATTAGCCAAAGATATGTTTAAAAAGGGTTATTTGCTGCAGTCGTTGGTGCTGCTGTTTGAAAGTGTGAATAGTTACATAGTTGGAGTTTTTGAAAGAAATATCCCTATCGTGTATAAGAAAATTTTAGATGAATGCTCTACTATGGGCGTTAGAAAAAATTATCTGATAAGCAATTTCTTTATTCAGTCGTTAAAAACTAGAGCTTATGAAACTGATGATGACTTTGTTGGCAGGACTATGAAAAATTTAAAGTATCTTGAACTTTCAAAAGAAGATATAAAAGAGATTAGACGGATTATAAATACAAAATTTGGCTCTAGCAATGAACTGGCAAAATATCACAAGCAGTTAGACGACCTACGCAACGACTTTGCACATGGCAATATCAGCGAAGAAGAATTTAGCCATATTAAACAAGAGATAAAAAAGCTGTTTGATAGATACCATAATTTTATAAATATACAACAAAGCCTATAA
- a CDS encoding helix-turn-helix transcriptional regulator: MDAQTRILWLLKKLNRGEIIDTAQDELWINEKDETPRLNYKTIRRDFDAIKSVFGEIEIKRTDPGCYQAINTNLLDDLLDERKRNVLKIIYTMLAKNSQKFNETSKKTAISQAINESLDVYDFITSPIETELDKSVIKTLEDAIRYRKKLAIEYTPTSRSNSKKFKEVKPYKILLINENLYLANSNNEYDFSLFRIAGIVNLEAIKGETFNHDYNIDDFIKNIQTPFAVFSHEWRSSLVEVQLEISPKKAFLFERKKFFRSQKIIEHKSDGAIVVSYHFTDLKEIEFFIMEFLGYVKILAPVELKQKIIKKIEEGKNLL, translated from the coding sequence ATGGACGCTCAAACTAGGATACTATGGCTACTTAAAAAGCTAAATCGTGGCGAAATAATCGACACTGCACAAGACGAGCTATGGATAAATGAAAAAGATGAAACCCCAAGACTAAACTACAAAACCATAAGACGAGACTTTGATGCTATAAAAAGTGTATTTGGTGAGATAGAGATAAAGCGCACAGATCCTGGCTGCTACCAGGCTATCAATACAAATTTACTTGATGATCTACTTGATGAGAGAAAGAGGAATGTCTTAAAGATAATCTACACAATGCTTGCCAAAAACTCTCAAAAATTTAATGAAACCAGTAAGAAAACGGCTATATCTCAAGCTATAAACGAGTCTTTGGACGTTTATGACTTTATCACGAGTCCGATCGAGACAGAGCTAGACAAAAGCGTCATAAAAACACTAGAAGATGCAATACGCTATAGAAAAAAGCTCGCAATTGAGTATACACCTACAAGCAGATCCAATAGCAAAAAATTTAAAGAGGTGAAGCCATATAAAATTTTGCTAATCAATGAAAATTTATATCTGGCAAATAGCAACAACGAGTATGATTTTTCACTTTTTAGGATAGCTGGGATAGTAAATTTAGAGGCTATCAAAGGCGAAACATTTAACCACGACTACAACATCGACGACTTTATAAAAAATATCCAGACGCCGTTTGCGGTCTTTTCTCATGAGTGGAGAAGCTCGCTTGTAGAAGTACAGCTCGAGATCAGCCCAAAAAAGGCCTTTTTGTTTGAGAGAAAAAAATTTTTTCGATCACAAAAGATCATAGAGCACAAGTCAGACGGGGCGATCGTGGTTAGTTATCATTTTACGGATCTTAAAGAGATAGAGTTTTTTATAATGGAGTTTTTGGGATACGTTAAAATTTTAGCCCCAGTGGAGCTAAAACAAAAGATCATAAAAAAGATAGAAGAAGGTAAAAATTTACTCTAA
- the cas2 gene encoding CRISPR-associated endonuclease Cas2, with protein MKFVIAYDIQSDKNRKKLSDILEGIGYRVNFSVFECELNEAKLKKLIKSAKALLNVKTDSLRFYRLCENCVGKSFELCDKKGIFEMQELFV; from the coding sequence ATGAAATTTGTAATAGCCTACGACATACAAAGCGATAAAAATCGCAAAAAGCTCTCAGACATCCTTGAAGGCATCGGCTACCGTGTAAATTTTAGCGTCTTTGAGTGCGAGCTCAATGAAGCCAAGCTCAAAAAACTGATAAAGTCCGCCAAGGCTTTACTAAATGTCAAAACAGATAGCTTGAGATTTTATAGACTATGCGAAAACTGCGTGGGAAAAAGCTTTGAGCTATGCGATAAAAAAGGTATCTTTGAGATGCAAGAGCTCTTTGTCTAG